A DNA window from bacterium contains the following coding sequences:
- a CDS encoding PucR family transcriptional regulator: MRLCEALKLKCLGQASLVVAGNRLDGDVRWIHVVEIPDPAPWLGTGQVLLTTGYAWPREADQQRSLVRSLVDRGVVAVGLAVPKYFEHFPPAVIREAERAGLPLLEIPWEIPFAKITEELNGAIVAEQFKVIEQGDVIHRELTRAALEAESLQDLARTLGNLIQHAVTFEDSDSNLLGFWNSGEDLDPVRRATIDQGKTPPEVLTQLRELGHLSALRNSAGPMRVPAVPSMGFSSRVACPIWLKSEFVGAVWMVEGERQLSELDLRAAEHAALVAALHIANQRHLAALEGRLGATFLDALLDGRFEPTAPNLERARLLGFDPEESHRVALIVLDEPLPLSREGVIRRDRLADRLRHRLSQLKAMAVTSSQLSQVICLLPEAAEPVKVWDYVSGPGLAMVLGRAHPGAGGVPRSYREAQSVVPYAVPGEIRRYDDMLIPRVLDGDREARQDFLDQLLDRIRSTRGGAVLEHSLLCYARYGFLRNRAAAALHVHPNTLRYRLERASALTGLDLRDPEVRFRLQLAVQLLAAPNGVRP, from the coding sequence ATGAGACTCTGCGAGGCCCTGAAGCTGAAATGCCTGGGGCAGGCCAGCTTGGTCGTCGCCGGGAACAGGCTCGACGGCGACGTCCGCTGGATTCATGTGGTCGAGATTCCCGACCCCGCGCCGTGGCTCGGTACCGGGCAGGTGCTGCTGACCACCGGCTATGCCTGGCCTCGCGAGGCGGACCAGCAGCGATCACTGGTCAGGAGCCTTGTCGATCGGGGCGTGGTGGCGGTGGGGTTGGCGGTCCCCAAGTACTTCGAGCATTTTCCTCCCGCCGTCATTAGAGAGGCCGAGCGGGCGGGCCTTCCCCTCCTGGAGATCCCATGGGAGATTCCTTTTGCGAAGATCACCGAGGAGCTGAACGGGGCCATCGTGGCCGAGCAGTTCAAGGTCATTGAGCAAGGGGACGTCATCCATCGCGAGCTGACCCGTGCCGCCCTCGAGGCGGAGAGCCTTCAAGACCTGGCCCGCACGCTGGGTAACCTGATCCAGCACGCGGTCACCTTCGAGGATTCGGACTCCAACCTGCTTGGATTCTGGAACTCAGGCGAGGACCTCGACCCGGTCCGCCGCGCGACCATCGATCAGGGCAAGACGCCGCCAGAGGTGCTGACGCAGCTCCGCGAGCTCGGCCACCTCAGTGCCCTCCGTAACAGTGCCGGCCCGATGCGGGTTCCCGCCGTGCCCTCGATGGGCTTCAGCAGCAGGGTGGCGTGTCCCATCTGGCTCAAGAGCGAGTTCGTCGGCGCCGTCTGGATGGTGGAGGGCGAGCGCCAGCTGAGCGAGCTCGACCTCCGGGCCGCGGAGCATGCCGCGCTGGTGGCAGCGCTGCACATCGCCAACCAGCGCCATCTGGCCGCGTTGGAGGGACGGCTCGGAGCGACCTTTCTCGACGCGCTTCTGGACGGCCGCTTCGAGCCCACGGCCCCGAACCTCGAGCGCGCACGGCTCCTCGGATTCGACCCCGAAGAGAGCCACCGGGTCGCCCTCATCGTGCTCGACGAGCCGCTGCCGCTGTCCAGGGAGGGTGTGATCCGGCGTGACCGTCTGGCTGACCGGCTTCGACATCGGCTGTCCCAACTGAAAGCCATGGCGGTCACCTCGTCTCAGCTGAGCCAGGTCATCTGCCTGCTGCCTGAGGCGGCCGAGCCGGTCAAGGTTTGGGATTACGTGTCCGGTCCCGGCCTGGCGATGGTGCTTGGACGTGCCCATCCCGGTGCGGGAGGAGTACCGCGCAGCTATCGCGAGGCGCAGTCCGTGGTCCCGTACGCGGTCCCCGGCGAAATCCGGCGCTACGACGACATGCTGATCCCGCGGGTTCTGGACGGCGACAGGGAGGCCAGGCAAGACTTCCTCGATCAGCTGCTCGATCGGATCCGCAGCACTCGCGGTGGCGCGGTGCTCGAGCACAGCCTGCTCTGCTATGCCCGATACGGATTCCTGCGAAACCGCGCCGCCGCGGCTCTTCACGTGCATCCGAACACCCTCCGCTACAGGCTCGAGCGTGCCTCCGCTCTCACCGGCCTCGACCTCCGCGACCCGGAGGTCCGCTTTCGCCTGCAGTTGGCGGTCCAACTGCTGGCGGCTCCGAACGGAGTCCGGCCCTGA